A single Pseudomonas sp. DC1.2 DNA region contains:
- the tssJ gene encoding type VI secretion system lipoprotein TssJ: protein MSRCSTAFIKTLMALAALVLLAGCSSLSPYSTVTKVNLKLTASDQLNPDLNGRPSPIVVRLFELKHPVAFENADFFSLYERAKESLAPDMVATEELELRPGETVELKLSVEEGSRYVGVLAAYRDLPETKWRYTVQVTPVQVTEVDLTLDQAGIRNTHEALAKADD, encoded by the coding sequence ATGTCTCGCTGCTCGACCGCTTTTATCAAGACGCTGATGGCGCTTGCGGCCCTGGTGCTGCTGGCTGGCTGCTCGTCGCTGTCGCCTTACTCCACCGTGACCAAGGTCAACCTGAAACTGACCGCCAGCGATCAGCTGAACCCAGACCTCAACGGTCGTCCGTCGCCGATCGTTGTGCGCCTGTTCGAACTCAAGCATCCGGTGGCGTTTGAAAATGCTGACTTCTTCAGCCTGTACGAGCGCGCCAAGGAATCCCTGGCCCCGGACATGGTCGCCACCGAAGAGCTTGAGCTAAGGCCTGGTGAAACCGTCGAGCTTAAGCTCAGCGTGGAAGAGGGCAGCCGCTACGTTGGCGTGCTCGCCGCCTACCGTGACCTGCCGGAAACCAAATGGCGCTACACGGTGCAAGTCACTCCGGTGCAAGTCACTGAGGTTGATCTGACCCTGGACCAGGCCGGCATTCGCAACACCCACGAAGCGCTCGCCAAGGCGGATGACTGA
- the tssK gene encoding type VI secretion system baseplate subunit TssK, whose protein sequence is MNSHKVIWQEGMLLRPQHFQHNDRYYEHQMKTRTQLLGSYTWGFLNLDIDLQFLNMGKVVISQASGILPDGSLFELGGNTEPLALDVPPNTGNTPVYLALPLVTGNHIEARRAEQSDVLARYTAYEAEVADSNAGDDSSSQVSCARPDFRLLLGEQQSDQAYVKLKICEVLDTTPDGVISLDPDFVPTYIQAHSSSYLLSCLKEVISMLGHRGDTIADRIRSNGKVGGAEVGDFMMLQLINRTELLLRHYLGLEQVHPEELYRTLLTMLGDLATFSSDSKRPRLDSRYQHSDQGASFRKLMEAIRQVLSMVLEQHAIELVLQARQYGIIVSPLHDHKLLGSASFVLAASANCDSEELRQRLPAHLKVGPVERIRQLVNLHLPGIKVKPLPVAPRQIAFHSNKTYFILELSSEDLAQLERSGGFAFHVSGEFAELELKFWAIRN, encoded by the coding sequence ATGAATTCACATAAAGTCATTTGGCAGGAAGGCATGTTGCTGCGTCCGCAGCACTTCCAGCACAACGATCGTTACTACGAACATCAGATGAAGACCCGCACCCAGTTGCTGGGCAGCTACACCTGGGGTTTCCTGAACCTGGACATCGACTTGCAGTTCCTCAACATGGGCAAAGTGGTGATCAGCCAGGCCTCGGGGATTCTGCCGGATGGCAGCCTGTTCGAATTGGGTGGCAACACCGAACCGTTGGCCCTGGACGTCCCCCCGAACACCGGCAACACGCCGGTCTACCTGGCGCTGCCGCTGGTCACCGGTAACCACATCGAGGCCCGCCGTGCGGAGCAGTCTGACGTGCTGGCGCGCTACACGGCTTACGAAGCGGAAGTCGCCGATTCCAACGCCGGTGACGATTCCTCCAGCCAGGTCAGTTGCGCCCGTCCGGACTTCCGTTTGTTGCTGGGTGAGCAGCAGAGCGATCAGGCCTACGTGAAGCTGAAGATTTGCGAAGTGCTCGACACCACGCCGGACGGCGTGATCAGCCTCGATCCGGACTTTGTGCCGACCTATATACAGGCACATTCATCGAGCTATTTGCTGTCGTGCCTTAAAGAGGTGATCAGCATGCTCGGCCACCGGGGCGACACTATCGCCGACCGGATCCGCTCCAATGGCAAGGTCGGTGGCGCGGAAGTCGGCGACTTCATGATGCTGCAACTGATCAACCGCACCGAACTGCTGCTGCGCCACTACCTCGGTCTGGAGCAGGTTCATCCGGAAGAGTTGTACCGCACGCTGCTGACCATGCTCGGCGATCTGGCGACGTTCTCCAGCGACAGTAAACGTCCGCGCCTGGACAGCCGTTACCAGCACAGCGACCAGGGCGCGAGTTTTCGCAAATTGATGGAAGCGATTCGTCAGGTGCTATCGATGGTGCTCGAACAGCACGCCATCGAACTGGTCCTGCAAGCGCGTCAGTACGGCATCATCGTGTCGCCGCTGCACGACCACAAACTGCTGGGCTCGGCTTCGTTCGTGCTGGCGGCCAGTGCCAACTGCGACTCCGAAGAGCTGCGCCAGCGTTTGCCGGCGCACCTCAAGGTCGGTCCGGTGGAGCGCATTCGCCAACTGGTCAACCTGCATCTGCCGGGCATCAAGGTCAAACCGTTGCCGGTAGCCCCGCGGCAGATCGCGTTTCACTCCAACAAAACCTATTTCATCCTCGAACTCAGTTCCGAAGACCTGGCACAACTCGAGCGCTCCGGCGGCTTTGCGTTCCACGTGTCCGGCGAATTCGCCGAGCTTGAACTGAAATTCTGGGCCATCAGGAACTGA
- the tssM gene encoding type VI secretion system membrane subunit TssM translates to MKKFFKKVGAFLRKTWVWTLLVVLFVALLVWFVGPLLAVDDYKFWEGSTSRLLTISVLFLIWGLTMVFVSWRAGVRKKAVEATEDGQDRIRREELIDKEEKELKVRFKDALKTLKVSSLYRGRSERWRNDLPWYLLIGPKSSGKTSLLDFSGLEFPINKIDRKLTRDTQGTGHCDWYFADHGVLIDTAGRYLTQGEPDVDSNAWSTLLDLLRRRRRNRPLNGVLVTIPVETLLYPDEKDLENLARQVRERLQEVHQKLHVDVPVYLVLSKADTLLGFEEFFDQLTREESDQVLGTSFRKDQRGSDATVLRAEFEELLRRLNSQVIMRMHQERDTQRRGRILDFPHQLGLIGERLCLFVDMAFTGNRYQRSSQLRGFYLTSAPHLVEEMDQTTANIGANLGLKTGTLPTLRSGRSRFIHHLLSRVIFPEADLAGLDKRERNRIHWGQRALYVGALAALGLFGLLWAGGFSANYERLENLRSLAQTWTQQRAVLTPRDDSMAVLKTLDSSYAATQVFPKKGDVGYHERGGLYQGEDANPVVKAAYERELETQLLPRVATLLEAQIRANMQDRERLLNSLRAYLMLNMKDRRDGPWLKDWVATEWSQRYAGNTAVQNGLNAHFERLLKQPFIYPLNDQLVAQARQVLRSESLANVVYRMLREQARNLPEYRLSQHIGPQASLFVGTDYVIPGFYTQQGYQQYFSVQGATLVSDILRDNWVLGEGSGISGMDLRRLMVELEQLYFRDYANFWSEAVGQVALPAISDFSEGAEQLAGLTSANSPVLQLLVEVRENTRFPAEAEPVDQAADAAGALAEQKGKLGKLGKLASAAADKASDMAAAKNLPDTAKKSLQRRFEPLHRLLDDNNGPAADLTPALQALNDLQLQVASLARASSPEQAAFEMAKTRMGGQRDALSNLRNASNRLPRPVSVWFNVLAEDTWRLVLNDSYQYLNQRYQSELYGFYGKAINKRYPFSAHSTSDVAINDFREFFKAQGIVDRFFDTYMRPFVSGDPGNYRMRSVDGHSLPISKVYLDQMAAAQTIRQSFFAENPAEPQVQFKLEPYTLDPAVSRSEFKFGDKTIEYRHGPIVPVSFKWPTDAEDGRTSLVLDKMVGRPIGIEKNTGPWSLFRLFDLMQTEYMTGRDVLVLKADVGGLRANYLLSSQRTPNPFDMGVLRTFRMPVQL, encoded by the coding sequence ATGAAAAAGTTTTTCAAGAAAGTCGGCGCATTCTTGCGCAAGACCTGGGTCTGGACCTTGCTGGTGGTGCTGTTTGTGGCGCTGCTGGTGTGGTTCGTCGGGCCGCTGCTGGCGGTTGATGACTACAAATTCTGGGAAGGTTCGACCTCCCGCCTGCTGACCATCAGTGTGCTGTTCCTGATCTGGGGCCTGACCATGGTCTTCGTCAGCTGGCGCGCGGGTGTGCGCAAGAAGGCGGTCGAGGCAACCGAAGATGGCCAGGATCGCATTCGCCGTGAAGAGCTGATTGACAAAGAGGAGAAGGAACTGAAGGTGCGTTTCAAGGACGCCCTCAAAACCCTGAAAGTCTCGAGTCTGTACCGCGGTCGCAGTGAGCGCTGGCGCAATGATTTGCCGTGGTACTTGTTGATCGGCCCAAAATCGAGCGGCAAAACCAGCCTGCTGGATTTCTCGGGGCTTGAGTTTCCGATTAACAAGATCGACCGCAAACTGACCCGCGATACCCAAGGCACCGGCCACTGCGACTGGTATTTCGCTGACCATGGCGTGCTGATCGACACGGCCGGGCGTTACCTGACCCAGGGCGAGCCCGATGTGGACAGCAATGCCTGGAGCACCTTGCTCGACTTGCTGCGCAGGCGTCGCCGCAACCGTCCGTTGAACGGCGTATTGGTGACCATTCCGGTGGAAACCCTGCTGTACCCCGACGAGAAAGACCTGGAAAACCTGGCGCGCCAAGTGCGCGAGCGCCTGCAAGAGGTGCATCAAAAGCTGCATGTCGACGTGCCGGTTTATCTGGTGCTGAGCAAGGCCGACACGTTGCTGGGTTTTGAAGAGTTCTTCGACCAGTTGACTCGCGAAGAAAGTGATCAGGTGCTCGGCACCAGCTTCCGCAAAGACCAGCGCGGCAGCGATGCCACGGTGCTACGCGCCGAGTTCGAAGAGCTGCTGCGGCGCCTGAACAGCCAAGTGATCATGCGCATGCACCAGGAACGCGACACTCAGCGTCGTGGCCGCATCCTCGACTTCCCGCATCAACTGGGGCTGATCGGCGAGCGCCTGTGTCTGTTCGTCGACATGGCGTTCACCGGCAACCGCTACCAGCGTTCCAGCCAGTTACGTGGTTTCTACTTGACCAGCGCGCCGCACCTGGTCGAAGAAATGGACCAGACAACCGCCAATATCGGCGCCAATCTGGGCTTGAAAACCGGTACGTTGCCGACACTGCGCAGTGGCCGTTCGCGATTCATTCATCATTTGCTCAGCCGCGTCATTTTCCCCGAGGCCGATCTGGCCGGCCTGGACAAGCGCGAACGCAACCGCATTCATTGGGGCCAGCGTGCGCTGTACGTGGGCGCATTGGCCGCGTTGGGCCTGTTCGGTTTGCTCTGGGCGGGCGGTTTCTCGGCCAACTATGAGCGTCTGGAAAACCTGCGCTCCCTGGCCCAAACCTGGACGCAGCAGCGCGCAGTCCTGACCCCGCGTGATGACTCCATGGCGGTGCTCAAGACCCTCGATAGCAGCTACGCGGCGACTCAGGTCTTCCCGAAAAAAGGGGACGTCGGTTACCACGAGCGTGGCGGTCTGTATCAGGGCGAAGACGCCAACCCGGTGGTCAAGGCTGCCTACGAGCGTGAGCTTGAAACTCAGCTGTTGCCAAGGGTCGCGACCCTGCTTGAAGCGCAGATTCGCGCCAACATGCAGGACCGCGAACGCTTGCTTAACAGCCTGCGTGCGTACCTGATGCTGAACATGAAAGACCGTCGCGACGGTCCATGGCTTAAAGATTGGGTGGCCACCGAGTGGTCCCAGCGTTACGCCGGCAACACCGCCGTGCAGAATGGCTTGAACGCCCACTTTGAGCGTTTGCTCAAGCAGCCTTTTATTTACCCGCTGAACGATCAACTGGTGGCTCAGGCGCGTCAGGTCTTGCGTAGCGAGTCCCTGGCTAATGTGGTTTACCGGATGCTGCGCGAGCAGGCCCGCAACCTGCCTGAATACCGTTTGAGCCAACACATCGGCCCACAGGCTTCGCTATTTGTCGGCACCGACTATGTAATCCCCGGGTTTTATACCCAGCAGGGTTATCAGCAATACTTCTCGGTCCAAGGCGCTACGCTGGTCAGCGATATCCTGCGGGACAACTGGGTGCTGGGTGAAGGTTCGGGAATCAGCGGCATGGACTTGCGTCGTCTGATGGTCGAACTGGAGCAACTGTACTTCCGCGACTACGCCAACTTCTGGAGTGAAGCGGTCGGCCAGGTTGCATTACCTGCGATCAGCGACTTCAGCGAAGGCGCCGAGCAACTGGCGGGCCTGACTTCGGCCAACTCCCCAGTGCTGCAACTGCTGGTGGAAGTGCGCGAGAACACCCGGTTCCCGGCAGAAGCCGAACCGGTTGATCAGGCGGCCGATGCCGCTGGGGCACTGGCCGAGCAGAAAGGCAAGTTGGGCAAACTCGGCAAACTGGCGTCTGCCGCCGCCGATAAGGCGTCCGACATGGCCGCCGCGAAAAACCTGCCGGACACCGCCAAGAAATCCCTGCAACGGCGCTTCGAACCCCTGCACCGTCTGCTGGATGACAATAACGGCCCAGCCGCTGACCTGACCCCGGCTTTGCAAGCGCTCAACGACTTGCAATTGCAAGTCGCCAGCCTGGCCCGCGCGAGTTCGCCGGAGCAGGCTGCGTTCGAAATGGCCAAGACCCGCATGGGCGGCCAGCGTGATGCGCTGAGCAACCTGCGCAATGCGTCCAACCGTTTGCCGCGTCCGGTCAGTGTCTGGTTTAACGTATTGGCCGAAGACACCTGGCGTCTGGTACTCAACGATTCCTACCAGTACCTGAACCAGCGCTACCAGAGCGAGCTGTACGGCTTCTATGGCAAGGCGATCAACAAGCGTTATCCGTTCAGCGCCCACAGCACCAGCGACGTGGCGATCAACGACTTCCGCGAGTTCTTCAAGGCCCAGGGCATCGTTGATCGCTTCTTCGACACCTACATGCGTCCATTCGTCAGCGGCGATCCGGGTAACTACCGCATGCGCAGCGTCGACGGTCACAGCCTGCCGATCTCCAAGGTCTACCTCGACCAAATGGCCGCGGCCCAAACCATTCGCCAGAGCTTCTTTGCCGAGAACCCGGCCGAGCCGCAGGTGCAGTTCAAACTTGAGCCGTACACCCTCGACCCGGCCGTCAGCCGTTCCGAGTTCAAGTTTGGCGACAAGACCATCGAATACCGTCATGGCCCGATCGTACCGGTGTCGTTCAAATGGCCGACCGATGCTGAAGATGGTCGCACCAGCTTGGTCCTCGACAAAATGGTCGGTCGCCCGATCGGTATCGAAAAAAACACGGGCCCATGGTCGCTGTTCCGTCTGTTCGACCTGATGCAGACCGAGTACATGACCGGTCGCGACGTGCTGGTGTTGAAAGCAGACGTAGGTGGCCTGCGCGCCAACTACTTGCTGTCGAGCCAACGCACGCCGAACCCGTTTGACATGGGCGTGCTGCGCACCTTCCGTATGCCGGTGCAGCTCTGA
- the icmH gene encoding type IVB secretion system protein IcmH/DotU, with product MTKDLEHNQDDKTVLLDRQGHGPASSPLTDFAAPPRFEQLEERMIYAARLRPAEAFNISLNSLVAAASELLSEVVRLKHSGSREDMYALKEHLSGALKLFDVRALHNGAESSQVMAARYVLCTVVDEAVVTTSWGNESEWSQMSLLSSFHNETFGGEKFFSLLDRLSKNPVKHLPMLELMYLCLSLGFEGKYRVQARGMLELEGIRDALYRQIRQLRGDVPRELSPHWEGLNDQRRSLVRIVPAWMVVLFTVVCLVVMYSGFAWVLGEQREAILQPYQQLDPAAVKPQSQP from the coding sequence ATGACGAAGGACTTGGAACACAATCAGGACGACAAGACCGTCCTGCTCGATCGTCAGGGTCACGGCCCGGCGTCGAGTCCGCTGACTGACTTCGCGGCTCCGCCGCGTTTCGAACAGCTGGAAGAACGGATGATCTACGCCGCGCGCCTGCGTCCGGCCGAAGCGTTCAATATCAGCCTCAACTCGTTGGTGGCCGCCGCGTCCGAGTTGCTGTCGGAAGTCGTGCGCCTCAAGCACAGCGGCAGCCGTGAAGACATGTACGCCCTTAAAGAGCACCTGAGCGGCGCCCTGAAACTGTTTGATGTTCGCGCGCTGCATAACGGCGCCGAAAGCAGCCAGGTGATGGCCGCGCGTTACGTGCTTTGCACGGTGGTCGATGAAGCCGTCGTGACCACGTCGTGGGGCAACGAAAGCGAGTGGTCGCAGATGAGCCTGCTCAGCAGTTTCCACAATGAAACCTTCGGCGGCGAGAAATTCTTCAGCCTGCTGGATCGCCTGTCGAAAAACCCGGTCAAGCACCTGCCGATGTTGGAACTGATGTATCTGTGCCTGTCCCTGGGCTTCGAAGGCAAGTACCGCGTGCAAGCGCGCGGCATGCTCGAACTCGAAGGTATCCGCGACGCCTTGTACCGTCAGATTCGTCAACTGCGCGGCGACGTGCCACGCGAGCTGTCCCCGCACTGGGAAGGCTTGAACGATCAGCGCCGCAGCCTGGTGCGCATCGTGCCGGCGTGGATGGTCGTGCTGTTCACCGTGGTGTGCCTGGTGGTGATGTATTCGGGGTTTGCCTGGGTGCTGGGCGAGCAACGCGAAGCCATTCTGCAACCTTATCAGCAGCTAGATCCGGCCGCGGTCAAGCCGCAGTCGCAGCCGTAA
- a CDS encoding sigma-54 interaction domain-containing protein, whose protein sequence is MFTQVPQPLVYAEALLAQFASLSRAADGAALLGDFVRGLAELSGCELTQLYLLDATHMCLGMNAECLNGILQPRETASLPADYNGEQLLQFALCQNRVVSLGELSGSLHETSFLPPQTRPWQSLLCVPMVNQHKAVEGLLLCASHRHVDLQGFADSLGQLGSFVLGQLHLLQRLRQPTSFTAPVTRSVPSASGYGLIGKSAAMRQTYSLISKVLHSPYTVLLRGETGTGKEVVARAIHDCGPRRSQAFIVQNCAAFPENLLESELFGYRKGAFTGADRDRAGLFDAANGGTLLLDEIGDMPLSLQAKLLRVLQEGEIRPLGSNDTHKIDVRIIAATHRDLSVLVSEGKFREDLYYRLAQFPIELPALRQREGDILDLARHFADKACAFLQRDAVCWSDAALDHLSGYAFPGNVRELKGLVERAVLLCEGGELLAEHFSLRIEAMPEDSSLNLRERLEQVERSLLLDCLRKNDGNQTLAARELGLPRRTLLYRLGRLNINLGDFDG, encoded by the coding sequence ATGTTCACTCAAGTGCCGCAACCGCTGGTCTATGCTGAAGCGTTGTTGGCGCAGTTCGCCAGCCTGTCGCGGGCGGCGGACGGTGCTGCGCTGCTGGGTGACTTCGTGCGCGGTCTGGCCGAACTCAGTGGTTGCGAGTTGACGCAGCTGTACCTGCTGGACGCCACTCACATGTGCCTGGGGATGAACGCTGAGTGCCTCAACGGTATTCTGCAACCCCGTGAAACGGCCAGCCTGCCAGCCGATTACAACGGCGAACAACTGCTGCAATTTGCGCTGTGTCAGAACCGCGTGGTGAGCCTCGGCGAGCTGAGCGGCAGCCTGCATGAAACCAGTTTCCTGCCGCCGCAGACCAGACCCTGGCAGTCGCTGTTGTGCGTGCCGATGGTCAATCAGCACAAGGCCGTTGAAGGCTTATTGCTGTGCGCCAGTCACCGGCATGTCGACCTTCAAGGCTTTGCCGATTCCCTTGGGCAGTTGGGGTCGTTCGTGCTTGGCCAGTTACATTTGCTGCAACGCCTGCGTCAGCCGACGAGCTTCACGGCCCCTGTTACCCGTAGTGTCCCGAGCGCCAGCGGTTATGGGCTCATCGGCAAGAGCGCGGCCATGCGCCAGACTTATTCGCTGATCAGCAAAGTGCTGCACAGCCCTTACACCGTGCTGTTGCGCGGTGAGACTGGCACCGGCAAGGAAGTGGTTGCACGGGCGATTCACGATTGCGGCCCGCGCCGCTCTCAGGCGTTCATCGTGCAGAACTGCGCGGCGTTCCCCGAAAACTTGCTTGAAAGCGAGTTGTTCGGCTATCGCAAAGGCGCGTTCACCGGCGCTGATCGCGACCGCGCTGGGCTGTTCGATGCGGCCAATGGCGGGACTTTGCTGCTCGATGAAATCGGCGACATGCCGCTGTCGTTGCAAGCCAAGCTGCTGCGGGTGTTGCAGGAAGGCGAGATTCGTCCGCTGGGCTCCAACGATACTCACAAGATCGACGTGCGCATCATCGCCGCGACTCACCGTGATTTATCGGTGCTGGTCAGCGAAGGCAAGTTTCGCGAGGACTTGTACTACCGCCTCGCGCAATTCCCGATTGAGCTACCGGCCTTGCGTCAGCGTGAAGGCGACATCCTCGACCTGGCCCGGCACTTCGCTGACAAGGCTTGCGCCTTTTTGCAGCGCGATGCCGTGTGCTGGTCCGATGCGGCGCTGGATCACCTGTCCGGTTACGCCTTCCCCGGCAACGTGCGTGAACTCAAGGGGTTGGTCGAACGTGCCGTGCTGCTGTGCGAGGGCGGCGAGTTGCTGGCCGAGCATTTTTCCCTGCGCATCGAAGCCATGCCTGAAGACAGCAGCCTGAACTTGCGCGAACGCCTGGAGCAGGTCGAGCGCAGTCTGCTGCTCGATTGCCTGCGCAAAAACGACGGCAACCAAACCCTCGCGGCACGTGAACTCGGGCTGCCACGCCGCACGCTGCTGTACCGACTCGGGCGCCTGAACATCAACTTGGGTGATTTCGATGGCTAG
- the tagH gene encoding type VI secretion system-associated FHA domain protein TagH gives MELVFEMLSTTQFVPTELCQKTFKQAGGVIGRGDDCDWIIPDRKRHLSNHHAMISYRDGTFFLTDTSSNGIQDSESGARLRKGEAMRIEHGSVYVLGGFEIRARLVRDPANFDVEAGRPMPAGSIIPDDAFLDLDPLNALDQQERVYSEIDELISPSNAPQDTRQRADYARIDMESLMVPELIDAPAESAPVPAPKAIERQSEGFWEHFGAALGVDVKGLDHDAREALALNAARLLRQSVAGLQQSLRTRSELKNELRLAQTTVQGTQKNPLKFAVDASEALGILLQPNKPGQLPPEQAISRAFRDLQAHQVALLTASRAAVRGTLEHFSPQQLTLRFERDNKPLLATSGSRWRAYGRYHQALRQDDDWSERLLARDFAQAYEEQIRLISTLHTDHQG, from the coding sequence ATGGAACTGGTTTTCGAAATGCTGAGCACCACGCAGTTCGTACCCACGGAGTTGTGCCAGAAAACCTTCAAGCAGGCCGGTGGCGTCATTGGCCGGGGCGACGACTGCGACTGGATCATCCCGGACCGCAAGCGGCACCTGTCCAATCATCACGCGATGATCAGCTACCGCGACGGTACATTTTTCCTGACCGACACCAGCAGCAACGGTATCCAGGACAGCGAAAGCGGCGCGCGCCTGCGCAAGGGCGAAGCCATGCGTATCGAGCACGGCAGCGTGTACGTGCTGGGTGGTTTCGAGATCCGTGCGCGGCTGGTCCGCGACCCGGCTAACTTCGACGTCGAAGCCGGTCGTCCGATGCCTGCGGGCAGCATCATCCCGGACGATGCGTTCCTCGACCTCGACCCGCTCAACGCCCTCGACCAGCAAGAGCGCGTGTACTCGGAAATCGACGAACTGATTTCCCCGAGCAACGCGCCGCAGGACACCCGTCAGCGGGCCGACTACGCGCGTATCGACATGGAAAGCCTGATGGTCCCGGAGCTGATCGACGCCCCGGCAGAATCGGCACCTGTCCCGGCGCCGAAAGCGATTGAGCGGCAAAGCGAAGGTTTCTGGGAACACTTCGGTGCGGCCCTGGGCGTGGACGTCAAAGGCCTCGATCACGACGCTCGCGAAGCTCTGGCGCTGAATGCTGCACGCCTGCTCCGGCAGAGTGTTGCCGGTTTGCAGCAGAGCCTGCGCACTCGCAGCGAGCTGAAAAACGAACTGCGTCTGGCGCAGACCACTGTGCAAGGCACCCAGAAGAACCCGCTGAAATTCGCCGTTGATGCCAGTGAAGCGCTGGGCATTCTGTTGCAGCCGAACAAGCCGGGCCAGTTACCGCCGGAGCAGGCGATTTCGCGTGCCTTCCGCGATTTGCAGGCGCACCAGGTGGCGTTGTTGACCGCCAGCCGCGCCGCCGTTCGCGGCACGCTGGAACACTTCTCGCCGCAACAGCTGACCCTGCGTTTCGAGCGCGACAACAAGCCGTTACTGGCCACTTCCGGCAGCCGCTGGAGAGCCTACGGTCGTTATCACCAAGCGCTGCGTCAGGACGACGACTGGAGCGAGCGTTTGCTGGCCCGCGACTTCGCCCAGGCCTATGAAGAACAGATCCGCTTGATTTCCACCCTACACACCGACCACCAAGGATGA